In Onychostoma macrolepis isolate SWU-2019 chromosome 06, ASM1243209v1, whole genome shotgun sequence, one DNA window encodes the following:
- the LOC131543061 gene encoding uncharacterized protein LOC131543061: MSGRKSKKNQRLGSSRRGPKGLNRNIEKDDDDDGSQQSEDGRDEFHTTSYYHATQFDHPPSSSIEQQTSALECPPHARGHKDSLMETEMPEMKRKMGSTRKSTGRFKGERNLDDVRTTEELDEEYVTQPSTSTTEEHHASLTEEEQSSFPSDLSLQTKSYGFGKESGTTLVFAVSENKEKDRIHHQEITPHSHEVVSDVPIDEAMGPSVNSIAVKVAEREDSVMLNEPKTLSHQETQIASTSGQKRRMGSTRRPLGGKNGENVGVQEHSRNMTENESKAEVMGEAKLKMSEEMAQTWDDVARDDPLSHTESALLLSQSLLADRAELKEPDVSAGTETMNQSVGFPLVDSEKPLPETFSHHGTPLLNEALDFEFGSHTEDLDVLNKVLKEAGSHLSDNSQHVSDTRKDTNPSYDFRDINTEAKKVVLKQKEEPQLEELALHDQESLLSQHDIATLDNNYDCSMVQHIVVGCTSFGMPVSNISHAEPTTTNLPHEMRDAVEERQEIHIEMKQENNFCNVASVTCDTPTDLVSIMEEDEDPHILATRENENMSNERGSETEYAFEMTDQSDVSDHNVTQIIMDVRDNEKDGETSTETICISHQKPCDVSTENKELYKGQEHYSSNISLTHSPTQDDAGKMLENEEVRKDKKETENTAVNDVTSKSEEMFSSEDSATDRGSHAHQQLFMQSPDKEGYDLHENVTEKSEKEELLFSVESENAAFDRGNERSEGTDGVKEMDAAPVLTLDLHLEIEARNKTFDSTNSEADGTEENINGASVLVRENKVIGNTVEHNMTTESDFLQSSPGAHMEALKISKNAEKEVSGETNTIPEQSDISIIPADSHSEETHSKSSPVIHKRKMGSTRRPLKGNTGRRKDHNEKEIFNLEDEPSPDESRYTAVSICDISESQTITKMYAESQENAGDVKIVPAEGDTESHSENKTIYSPAFEGEVEFIGDTLGSNMTTESDFHQTSDANMETLKVSENSDSDVSSDPIRNSQSEIQPENKMIELTSEAERTEDTICEASVSVRQDEFTVDTVTVDSNMTIESDLLQSDTLNEANLEALKVSKNTESVSAVTDSDLLVQDDVTEGSRQTDTFPEQSDIDVIPEYSRGEEARSKSSPIVHKRKMGSTRRPLKGKNGQRKEIEHHDENETLDSDSVINAEKQTFSLENEPSPDESTLQRLKDGAKEQEMEICEKNDVGPVEGSESALLQSSCSSDLVSEESTAISICHITESQTLTNSNVESQENTGDVERVAAEEDKDLQLEIDSQNKTFDSTTREAEETEKNIQDVSVTLIREVDVTGDTVTVESIMTTESDFLQTSPDAHMEALKISKNAEKEVSGETNTIPEQSNISIIPADSHSEETHSKSSPVIHKRKMGSTRRPLKGNTGRRKDHNEKEIFNLEDEPSPDESRYTAVSICDISESQTITKMYAGSQENAGDVKIVPAEGDTESHSENKTIYLPAFEGEVEVIGDTVGSNMTTESDFHQTSDANMETLKVSENSDSDVSSDPIRNSQSEIQPENKMIELTSEAERTEDTICEASVSVRQDEFTVDTVTVDSNMTIESDLLQSDTLNEANLEALKVSKNTESVSAVTDSDLLVQDDVTEGSRQTDTFPEQSDIDVIPEYSRGEEARSKSSPIVHKRKMGSTRRPLKGKNGQRKEIEHHDENETLDSDSVINAEKQTFSLENEPSPDESTLQRLKDGAKEQEMEICEKNDVGPVEGSESALLQSSCSSDLVSEESTAISICHITESQTLTNSNVESQENTGDAERVAAEEDKDLQLEIDSQNKTFDSTTREAEETEKNIQDVSVTLIREVDVTGDTVTVESIMTTESDFLQTSPDAHMEALKISKNTESVSAVTDSDLLVQDDVTEGSRQTDTFPEQSDIDVIPEYSRGEEVRSKSSPIVHKRKMGSTRRPLRGKNGQRKEIEHHDENETLASDSVINAEKQTFSLENEPSPDESTLQRLKDGAKEQEKEIHEKNDADPVEGSESALLQSSCSSDLVSEESTAISICHITESQTLTNSNVESQENTGDAERVAAEEDKDLQLEIDSQNKTFDSTTREAEETEKNIQDVSVTLITEVDVTGDTVTVESIMTTESDFLQTSPDAHMEALKISKNAEKEVSGETNTIPEQSDISIIPADSHSEETHSKSSPVIHKRKMGSTRRPLKGIQDEEKIIMKRNLQFGG; the protein is encoded by the coding sequence ATGTCAGGCAGAAAATCCAAGAAGAACCAGAGGCTTGGTTCATCACGACGAGGTCCTAAAGGTCTTAACAGAAATATCGagaaagatgatgatgatgatgggtCTCAGCAGTCTGAGGATGGGCGAGATGAATTTCACACCACCAGTTATTACCATGCAACCCAGTTTGATCATCCACCAAGTTCAAGTATTGAACAACAAACATCTGCCTTAGAATGTCCTCCACATGCAAGGGGTCACAAGGATTCACTCATGGAGACTGAAATGccagaaatgaaaagaaaaatgggTTCAACTCGCAAGAGTACTGGTAGGTTTAAAGGTGAGAGAAACCTTGATGACGTGAGGACCACTGAAGAGTTAGATGAAGAATATGTAACTCAACCAAGCACATCAACCACTGAGGAACATCATGCTTCTCTAACAGAAGAAGAACAATCAAGTTTTCCTTCTGATTTATCCCTTCAGACCAAAAGTTATGGTTTTGGAAAGGAGTCTGGAACAACTCTTGTGTTTGCAGTttcagaaaataaagaaaaagataGAATCCACCATCAGGAAATAACCCCTCATTCACATGAGGTAGTAAGTGATGTGCCTATAGACGAGGCAATGGGGCCATCTGTCAATTCTATTGCTGTCAAAGTAGCTGAACGTGAGGATTCAGTCATGCTTAATGAACCAAAAACACTCAGTCACCAAGAAACCCAAATAGCCAGTACCTCTGGACAAAAAAGACGGATGGGCTCAACCCGCAGACCTCTTGGGGGGAAAAACGGTGAAAATGTAGGCGTGCAAGAACATTCACGAAACATGACAGAGAATGAAAGTAAAGCAGAAGTCATGGGCGAAGCAAAGTTGAAAATGTCAGAAGAGATGGCGCAAACGTGGGATGATGTGGCAAGAGATGATCCATTGTCCCACACAGAATCAGCTTTGCTTTTAAGTCAGTCTCTGTTGGCTGATAGAGCTGAGCTGAAAGAGCCTGATGTTTCAGCTGGAACTGAAACTATGAACCAATCAGTTGGTTTTCCCCTGGTTGATTCAGAAAAGCCCCTACCTGAAACGTTTAGCCACCATGGGACTCCATTACTGAACGAGGCATTGGATTTTGAGTTTGGTTCACACACTGAAGATTTAGATGTTCTAAACAAAGTTTTGAAAGAAGCAGGAAGCCATTTAAGTGATAACAGCCAACATGTGTCTGATACAAGAAAAGATACAAACCCATCTTACGACTTTAGAGATATAAACACAGAAGCCAAGAAGGTGGTTCTAAAACAGAAAGAGGAACCACAATTAGAGGAACTTGCACTGCATGATCAAGAATCTTTATTAAGCCAACATGACATAGCTACTCTAGATAATAACTATGATTGTTCTATGGTTCAACATATAGTGGTAGGATGTACAAGTTTTGGTATGCCtgtgtctaatattagccatgCTGAGCCCACAACAACCAATTTACCACATGAGATGAGGGATGCTGTTGAAGAAAGGCAAGAGATTCATATAGAAATGAAACAAGAAAATAACTTTTGTAATGTTGCTTCAGTAACATGTGATACTCCGACTGATTTAGTGTCTATTATGGAAGAAGATGAAGATCCCCACATTTTAGCAACGAGAGAAAATGAGAATATGAGTAATGAAAGAGGATCTGAAACAGAATATGCATTTGAAATGACAGACCAGAGTGATGTAAGTGATCACAATGTAACACAAATAATAATGGATGTAAgagataatgaaaaagatggaGAAACAAGCACAGAAACCATTTGTATTTCACACCAGAAACCATGTGATGTTTCAACTGAAAATAAGGAGCTATATAAAGGACAAGAGCATTATTCATCCAATATATCTCTAACACACAGTCCAACACAAGATGATGCTGGGAAGATGCTAGAAAATGAGGAGGttagaaaagacaaaaaagagaCCGAGAATACTGCAGTTAATGATGTGACCTCAAAGTCAGAGGAAATGTTTAGTTCTGAAGACTCAGCAACAGATAGAGGATCTCACGCACACCAACAACTGTTTATGCAATCTCCTGATAAAGAAGGCTATGACTTGCATGAAAATGTGACTGAGAAAAGTGAAAAGGAAGAACTACTTTTCAGTGTAGAATCAGAGAATGCAGCTTTTGATAGAGGCAATGAGAGAAGTGAAGGAACAGACGGAGTTAAGGAGATGGATGCAGCACCAGTCCTGACATTAGACCTGCATTTAGAAATTGAAGCACGGAACAAAACATTTGACTCCACAAACAGTGAAGCAGATGGAACAGAAGAGAATATCAATGGTGCTAGTGTTTTAGTCAGAGAAAATAAAGTTATTGGAAATACAGTAGAGCATAATATGACTACTGAGTCTGATTTTCTTCAGAGTTCTCCTGGTGCACACATGGAAGCAttgaaaatatctaaaaatgctGAGAAAGAAGTTTCAGGAGAAACAAACACAATTCCTGAACAAAGTGACATCAGCATCATTCCTGCAGATTCTCACAGTGAAGAGACACACTCAAAATCAAGTCCAGTTATTCACAAGAGAAAAATGGGTTCAACTCGCAGACCTCTCAAAGGCAATACAGGACGAAGAAAAGATCATAATGAAAAAGAAATCTTCAATTTGGAGGATGAACCCAGTCCAGATGAATCCAGATATACTGCAGTGAGTATCTGTGACATTTCAGAATCACAAACCATCACAAAAATGTATGCAGAGTCCCAGGAAAATGCTGGAGATGTTAAAATAGTGCCAGCAGAGGGAGACACAGAATCACactcagaaaacaaaacaatttactCGCCAGCATTTGAAGGAGAAGTTGAATTTATTGGAGATACCTTGGGCAGTAATATGACTACTGAATCAGATTTTCATCAAACTTCTGATGCAAACATGGAAACGTTGAAAGTATCTGAAAATTCTGATAGTGACGTTTCAAGTGACCCAATCAGAAATTCACAATCAGAAATTCAACCAGAAAACAAAATGATTGAGTTAACATCTGAAGCAGAAAGAACAGAAGATACCATCTGTGAAGCTAGTGTTTCAGTCAGACAAGATGAGTTTACTGTAGATACAGTTACAGTGGACAGTAATATGACTATAGAGTCAGATTTACTTCAAAGTGACACTTTAAATGAGGCAAACCTGGAAGCACTGAAAGTATCTAAAAACACTGAGAGTGTTTCTGCTGTGACGGATTCTGACCTTCTTGTGCAAGATGATGTCACTGAAGGAtcaagacagacagacacgttTCCTGAGCAAAGTGACATCGACGTCATTCCTGAATATTCTCGTGGAGAGGAGGCGCGCTCAAAATCAAGTCCAATTGTTCACAAGCGAAAAATGGGCTCAACACGAAGACCTCTCAAAGGGAAAAATggacaaagaaaagaaatagaACATCATGATGAAAATGAGACACTTGACAGTGACAGTGTGATCAATGCTGAGAAACAAACCTTTAGTTTAGAGAATGAACCCAGTCCAGATGAATCTACATTACAACGTTTAAAAGATGGAGCTAAAGAACAGGAGATGGAAATATGTGAAAAGAATGATGTTGGTCCTGTTGAAGGGTCTGAATCTGCTCTCCTGCAGTCATCATGTAGTTCAGATTTAGTGTCTGAGGAATCCACTGCAATAAGTATCTGTCACATCACAGAATCACAAACCCTCACGAATAGTAATGTAGAGTCCCAGGAAAATACTGGAGATGTTGAAAGAGTGGCAGCAGAGGAAGACAAAGACTTACAATTAGAAATTGACTCacagaacaaaacatttgactCAACAACCAGAGAAgcagaagaaacagaaaagaacaTCCAAGATGTTAGTGTGACGTTAATTAGAGAAGTAGACGTTACTGGAGATACAGTTACAGTGGAGAGTATTATGACTACTGAGTCTGATTTTCTTCAAACCTCTCCTGATGCACACATGGAAGCAttgaaaatatctaaaaatgctGAGAAAGAAGTTTCAGGAGAAACAAACACAATTCCTGAACAAAGTAATATCAGCATCATTCCTGCAGATTCTCACAGTGAAGAGACACACTCAAAATCAAGTCCAGTTATTCACAAGAGAAAAATGGGTTCAACTCGCAGACCTCTCAAAGGGAATACAGGACGAAGAAAAGATCATAATGAAAAAGAAATCTTCAATTTGGAGGATGAACCCAGTCCAGATGAATCCAGATATACTGCAGTGAGTATCTGTGACATTTCAGAATCACAAACCATCACAAAAATGTATGCAGGGTCCCAGGAAAATGCTGGAGATGTTAAAATAGTGCCAGCAGAGGGAGACACAGAATCACactcagaaaacaaaacaatttactTGCCAGCATTTGAAGGAGAAGTTGAAGTTATTGGAGATACCGTGGGCAGTAATATGACTACTGAATCAGATTTTCATCAAACTTCTGATGCAAACATGGAAACGTTGAAAGTATCTGAAAATTCTGATAGTGACGTTTCAAGTGACCCAATCAGAAATTCACAATCAGAAATTCAACCAGAAAACAAAATGATTGAGTTAACATCTGAAGCAGAAAGAACAGAAGATACCATCTGTGAAGCTAGTGTTTCAGTCAGACAAGATGAGTTTACTGTAGATACAGTTACAGTGGACAGTAATATGACTATAGAGTCAGATTTACTTCAAAGTGACACTTTAAATGAGGCAAACCTGGAAGCACTGAAAGTATCTAAAAACACTGAGAGTGTTTCTGCTGTGACGGATTCTGACCTTCTTGTGCAAGATGATGTCACTGAAGGAtcaagacagacagacacgttTCCTGAGCAAAGTGACATCGACGTCATTCCTGAATATTCTCGTGGAGAGGAGGCGCGCTCAAAATCAAGTCCAATTGTTCACAAGCGAAAAATGGGCTCAACACGAAGACCTCTCAAAGGGAAAAATggacaaagaaaagaaatagaACATCATGATGAAAATGAGACACTTGACAGTGACAGTGTGATCAATGCTGAGAAACAAACCTTTAGTTTAGAGAATGAACCCAGTCCAGATGAATCTACATTACAACGTTTAAAAGATGGAGCTAAAGAACAGGAGATGGAAATATGTGAAAAGAATGATGTTGGTCCCGTTGAAGGGTCTGAATCTGCTCTCCTGCAGTCATCATGTAGTTCAGATTTAGTGTCTGAGGAATCCACTGCAATAAGTATCTGTCACATCACAGAATCACAAACCCTCACGAATAGTAATGTAGAGTCCCAGGAAAATACTGGAGATGCTGAAAGAGTGGCAGCAGAGGAAGACAAAGACTTACAATTAGAAATTGACTCacagaacaaaacatttgactCAACAACCAGAGAAgcagaagaaacagaaaagaacaTCCAAGATGTTAGTGTGACGTTAATTAGAGAAGTAGACGTTACTGGAGATACAGTTACAGTGGAGAGTATTATGACTACTGAGTCTGATTTTCTTCAAACCTCTCCTGATGCACACATGGAAGCATtgaaaatatctaaaaacaCTGAGAGTGTTTCTGCTGTGACGGATTCTGACCTTCTTGTGCAAGATGATGTCACTGAAGGAtcaagacagacagacacgttTCCTGAGCAAAGTGACATCGACGTCATTCCTGAATATTCTCGTGGAGAGGAGGTGCGCTCAAAATCAAGTCCAATTGTTCACAAGCGAAAAATGGGCTCAACGCGTAGACCTCTGAGAGGGAAAAATggacaaagaaaagaaatagaACATCATGATGAAAATGAGACACTTGCCAGTGACAGTGTGATCAATGCCGAGAAACAAACCTTTAGTTTAGAGAATGAACCCAGTCCAGATGAATCTACATTACAACGTTTAAAAGATGGAGCTAAAGAACAGGAGAAGGAAATACATGAGAAGAATGATGCTGATCCTGTTGAAGGGTCTGAATCTGCTCTCCTGCAGTCATCATGTAGTTCAGATTTAGTGTCTGAGGAATCCACTGCAATAAGTATCTGTCACATCACAGAATCACAAACCCTCACGAATAGTAATGTAGAGTCCCAGGAAAATACTGGAGATGCTGAAAGAGTGGCAGCAGAGGAAGACAAAGACTTACAATTAGAAATTGACTCacagaacaaaacatttgactCAACAACCAGAGAAgcagaagaaacagaaaagaacaTCCAAGATGTTAGTGTGACGTTAATTACAGAAGTAGACGTTACTGGAGATACAGTTACAGTGGAGAGTATTATGACTACTGAGTCTGATTTTCTTCAAACCTCTCCTGATGCACACATGGAAGCAttgaaaatatctaaaaatgctGAGAAAGAAGTTTCAGGAGAAACAAACACAATTCCTGAACAAAGTGATATCAGCATCATTCCTGCAGATTCTCACAGTGAAGAGACACACTCAAAATCAAGTCCAGTTATTCACAAGAGAAAAATGGGTTCAACTCGCAGACCTCTCAAAGGAATACAGGACGAAGAAAAGATCATAATGAAAAGAAATCTTCAATTTGGAGGATGA